A portion of the Syntrophales bacterium genome contains these proteins:
- a CDS encoding transglutaminase family protein: MSDDVQACLIPTPFINSDHPAVRKFALEAAGDAATEKDKAVRLFYAVRDGIRYDPYRIVLSVEGMRASTTLEKGYGYCVVKAVLLAACARVHGIPGRIGLADVRNHLTTERLKSLMKTDLFTGHGYSELYLGGRWIKATPTFNMDLCDRFGVKPLDFDGIHDALLHPYDQKGNRHMEYVQDHGPFNDVPLEMIKESFRVYYPTFFKPDGSPAIGGDFEREAVEDRASRAAGKS, encoded by the coding sequence GTGAGCGATGACGTGCAGGCCTGCCTGATCCCGACCCCTTTCATCAACAGCGATCATCCGGCGGTGCGGAAGTTCGCCCTGGAGGCGGCGGGAGACGCCGCAACCGAGAAAGACAAGGCCGTCCGCCTTTTCTATGCCGTCCGGGACGGGATCCGCTACGACCCCTACCGGATCGTCCTCTCCGTCGAGGGAATGCGGGCGAGCACGACCCTGGAGAAGGGGTACGGATACTGCGTCGTGAAGGCGGTCCTCCTGGCGGCCTGCGCCCGGGTCCACGGGATTCCCGGCCGCATCGGCCTCGCCGACGTCCGGAACCACCTGACCACGGAGCGCCTCAAGAGCCTCATGAAGACGGACCTCTTCACGGGCCACGGCTACTCGGAGCTCTACCTGGGCGGACGCTGGATCAAGGCCACCCCGACGTTCAACATGGACCTCTGCGACCGCTTCGGCGTGAAACCCCTCGACTTCGACGGCATCCACGACGCCCTCCTGCATCCCTACGATCAGAAGGGGAACCGCCACATGGAGTACGTCCAGGACCACGGCCCCTTCAACGACGTGCCCCTGGAGATGATCAAGGAGTCCTTCCGGGTCTACTACCCGACCTTCTTCAAGCCCGACGGCAGCCCCGCCATCGGGGGAGACTTCGAGCGGGAGGCCGTCGAAGACCGGGCGTCCCGGGCGGCCGGCAAATCATAG